CAGATGAAGACACCTTAATAGAAATTCTTGTATCAAGGACTAACCGTGAGATCAAAGAAATTAATAAGGTTTACAAAGAAGGTAACAAGTTTGTTTTGGAATATAGACacataaaatatctaaatattttaataattaaggaCCTGTTTTGTTTATTCTTTGTAAGTTTTTCCACATTTTATATCCTTTCAGAATTTAAAAAGGACCTTGCTAAAGATGTGGCCTCTGACACCTCTGGAGATTTCCAAAAGGCTCTTCTTGCACTTATAAAGGTAGTTCAGAAACTAGGCAAAAATATTTAAGTGAAGCAACGTATCATTCCAAGAATCAGAGAaataaaatgctatattttaatATCGCTTTTTTGTACTATACTATAAATAGTAAAACGTTTGTTTGAAATGGCCTtatctatgtattttttcttatccTTTTAATAGGGTGAGCGCAGTGAAGACAGATCAGTCAATGAAGAACAAGCTGACAATGATGCCAGGGTGAGTGTACTGCAAAGAAACACCCCAAAACTAAAATATGATCTGAACTGTGCCCTTCGTGATAATGGTTATGAATTTTGACATATGACTGCTCTTCTTAGATTTTTGTACGTTCGCCCCTTTTCAACTTCGGTTTGGTTTTAGGTAATGGGTGTAGCAGCTAGGTGAAATTGGGTGCCctgatttttttctgcattatcagaatatggggggggggggcattatccAAGCTTTCATTATTACTTTCATTCTGTCATATTTGGAATgtgaaatgtgtatatattatactgtacatattattgtaatttatatattatatctattttGTATATAGCGTGTGTGTACCTGGGCTAGAgttgcatacattttatttgcatcTTACTATTTTTAGGCTTTGTATGAAGctggagaaaagaggaaagggacAGAAGTGTCTGTTTTCATTGATATTTTAACTTCAAGATGCTACCCACATCTGCAGCAAGGTAAAAATATGCCAGCTCCTCTTTCATACTAAAATCTACCTGGTCATTTGATCTTGTTCtatcatattttattgtagAGTAGTTTTAACTCCATATTTAGACATGGGGAAAAGCAAATATAGTTCAATGCCATGTGTGGGCAACAATGTAAATGCAGTCCATTTAAGCGAGGTCTAGTGTATTATAGACATCAGGGAATGTCTGCATGccaatatacagtatagtgctgtgaaaaagtattggTCCCCTTCtggtttcttctatttttgattgTTATGCTTAAATGTTTCCAATTATCTAATTAaactaaactatttttaatatcaGACAAAAGAACttaagtaaacacaaaatgcagttttaaatgatttcatgtagagaaggaaaaaagctatccaaccctacctggccttatgtgaaaaagtaattgccccctacaTTACTAAATCAAATAATTAACTGAattttaattgataattgggtccAATATCACTAATCAGTCAGGCATGATTGCAAATCTAAACCTCAATAAAacagaacctgtcttgcaaagtgaagtaggtgAAGAGGTCTCCAAAGGTACCACATGATGCCATGATCGAAAAATCCaaaaacagatgagaaacagtcATTGAcctctatcagtctggaaagggttacaaagccatgtCTAAGGCTCTGGGGCTCCAGTGAACCACAGTGAAaaccattatctacaaatgcaGAAAACTTGGAATcgtggtgaaccttcccaggagtgacCAACCTACCTAAATTCCTCCAAGAGAACATtgactcatccaggaggtcacaaaaaaactaaactaacATATAAAGAACTGCGGGCCTCGCTTGCCTCCATTAAGGTCAGGGTTCACGATTCCTCAATAAGAAACTACAAAATCGACATCCATGGTAGTGTTGTaaggcaaaaaacccaattgctcatctcacatttgccaaaaaacacaTTGATGGCCCCCAAGTTATTTGGGAtgatattctgtggactgatgggTCAACAGTGGAACTTTTAGAAGACAAGGGTTCTGTTACATCTGGCGTAAACCCAACACCATAGAACATAATATTAACAGTCAAACGCAGTTGTGGTAGTGTGACGGTctagggctgctttgctgcctcaggACATGTGCGACTTGCTATGATGGAAGGAACCATGAACCATCAGTTTGTGACATACAGCTCAAGCACAGATGGGGTAATAAGATAATTATTCTAAGGACACAAACGAGTCGACCTCTGAATGACTCAAAAGAAACAAGATTAAGGTCTTGGAGTGGCCAAGTCGAATCCTGACTTAAATCAGActgagatgctgtggcatgacctttTACAAGGCAGTTGATGCTCAAAAACCCGCCAGTGTGGCTGATTTAAAACCATTCTGCCAGGAAGAGTAGGCTGAAATTCCTACATAAcaatgtaaaagactcattgccagttattgCAAAGGTTTGATTGTGGTTATTACCACCAAGGGTGACACAACCGGTTATTAGGTTTAATCCAATGGGTGATtttgttttgattaactctttaccttcaacaAATGATCATTCTAAagttgcattttgtgtttattccctttgtcttatattaaaatttagTTGAGTGATCGGAAAAAAATGCTCTGGTTTTTAAAGAGTATAAAAATAAGCAAGTCTGAATTGCAGTAATACTGCCAAACATAAGggagttttttatttatttataaaccaaAAGATCGCATGTGGTTAAATTAAAGGAAACTAAAGTAATGCAATATGTGAACCGTTATCTTATGCAATTGGCTTGTTACATTtgttgtgtttattaaaaatgtttggttATCCATTAGATTTCAgggattttttacatttatttaatgtttttgtttttagttttcaGAAGATACGCTGGATACAGCAAAAATGATCTGACAAAAGCTATTGATCTTGAGCTGAAAGGAGACATTGAAAAATGCCTGATGTCCATTGGTAAGTTACTACTTCCTGTTTTTTGGTAACAGTGATGTGTGGATATACACTGCTATACCAGAACTATTAATTGAATGTTTTACATGGTTGAGAACCCATTTAATGTATTAGGCTCATGTGTAATTTTTAGATAAGGGGAGAAATGTTTGTGTagttgacacaatatatatatattttttttttcttaatacacTATCAgattatagttatatatttccAATCTACACTTGTTACTTTTACATATTGAAACAACTTTTTTGTGATTACTTGTGTTTTTAACCATGACACTATCTTTACAGTTAAATGTGTCGGAAGTACACCTGCTTACTTTGCTGAACAATTCTACCTGGCAATGaaggtattttatttacaaagctGTTTGAAATAGTCTAAATACTTTGCAGACCAGGTCTCATACCTGCACCCATATTATCCGACTCCCTTGACCAACAGTTTATAATAGTCAGTAATCTGTTTTGTAATATATCAAGATGGTTCCGTAAACAGTCTTTCTAGAttattctaaatgtttttttcctcttccaCTTGTGAAACTATACACTGAGAACTTAATATGGAAACAATTAGATTTAGCAAGAGCAGCTTTAAAATGTATACCTTGGGAGGCAACTTACTGCAAGCTTATATACCAAATAGAAAGCTAAACTGTTGATCACCGGGTTTTCAAGTTTGAGCATACATACACCAAACTGCCTTTTAATAAATTGACATGGTATATTGCTAGTGGCGGATGAGCCAAAGTCTCACTGAATTCCCAAATTATGGAAGGGCTGGTTTCGCTCTAGTGTGCACACCTCCCTTTTTCTGGATGATGTTTTACTCAAGCTTATGCTAGCCCACTCATATGAATTTCTTGTTGTTCCAaaatgagacttttttttttacttcttgtaGTCTTTCTACAATTATAgcatcctttttatttttcttaaataggGATCTGGAACGCGACACAAAACTTTAATTAGATTGCTGGTTTCTCGCTCTGAAATTgacttaaaagaaataaaagcacaCTACAAACGTCTCTATGGAAAATCCCTTCGCCAGGCTATTTTggtaagtaaaacaaaatacttaCTTGCAAAATATTAATGGACTAAAAGGTTTAAacgctattttttttacatatttaacatCCAGTTGCTGAGAGCTTTTAAGATCCCACTGTAGCTAATTCACAAAAAGGGGGAGCCTTCcaatatataatgcatagttttgGTAAATTCTTTTAAAACCTTGTTGGATCatatatgtaactttttttttttttttttaacaggatgAAAAAGTGAAGGGAGACTATGAAACCATACTCCTGGCTTTGTGTGGACCAGACAACTAGGACAGACCTTTCTCATTATCAGAACATGGTATCCCTACAACCCCAAGAACCTCTGTTTTACTTCCTGTATCCCATTAGCTCCAAATATAAAAGCTTTTATGGGCAGTACATGAGGTTATTTTGTCTAGACCCATTTCCTCTTGTTCGAAAAAAATTGTATTgctaataaaatagtaaaaccTGAATACTGTACAGCTTCTAACCAGGGGAAGGCTGGCAGCCTACAgcctgggggcaagtctagttaagtggcccattgcgccaccgaatcatcCATGCACATCTTTAACTGATTTTCTAACATGTTGACGGGATGGAATTGTGAGTacgtcagtacactaaaaaataaagtcatcatacatgggacaCCTGAAACCACAATTTTACacaactaatcctttttaataaaatatgcagattgaaataaattaaataaccttcactaaattataaataaataaattaaataaccagtgaaaaccttcacttttctgctcactgatttctgggcctagaaagttttgtcctttaAAGAGactatagttcaatttattcctatggaaagtaaagtgccaggaaacagatgatcaaatacaaactaggagaggctctgccacaccgacacaccaggatgggctctgccacaccaacagccaaacctgcccaccaggacagactctgccacaccaacacccagatacacaccaggacaggctctgccacaccagcagccaaacacacccaccaggataggctctgacacccaccagatgggctaagctacaacaataataaaaaaaaacaaaagtatttttccacccccttttgtttttgccccattttgtgtaatggccccagttgctacccttgtgtattgattccaccagcatagataaaatgcttatctgggctggtcaccagaatgtaaaagctatatgtgtcctggaaaccTTGGCCAATGCAATCACCCTAATgcgcccacacccttgtgtattgcacccagctagccccacattgtatatttatcccaccgccCAGCCCCccttgtattgatttatgtgatgcccccagcccgCACCCTCtcgtgaattaatgcccccccttAGCGCCCAAATTTCACTCATAGGATCTGCCCaaaaaacaacctgcctgtggtatcctcaaacagcctccctgtgcaatgctttccccccacttacacatccatagactcacacacatattcattcattcattcattcattattcacaaacattctgtcacaaactgggtccatacagacgactgtaaagacccagtgcgcccaaagattgtgttcaggagtgacggtgcagtagcggagttgacAGGGcttggtgcagggcgactgcactcacccgggtgggcatctagggttgtgcagccacataccagtgccctgacatagcagctgatgaagtccagaacaaagcagaacttggagagATCCTGCAGACACCCTGGAACagacatgagacatagcactagaatcatgtgcaggatgctgcaggctgggagtgtggaagctaagcagagtatatagcaTAAACATAAGCAAAGGACAGGGAGAGCAAGCAAGaaccataaccagacaagatatacataatacagggcacaacagggaacaagacaaggactactcaagatccgacatgaacaggacaggacacccctctgccggggatacaagacatcacagactgacacacatacacacaggaaCTAGtttaggactatatgataactattggtgATTACGTCACATTTTATGgtcatagtatgcttagcccaccactatgccaaagtactccaatgacagtgggtcctaacgctaaagccTGCCTACAGAActactaataaactgaacattgaatctatacacaaaaccaagaaggacatacctttagactgctgacagacaaacagaacacacaggtggggcacatcttataaagaaaacagagccgaagcaaagagcaagactgaaATCAAGAATgaaagatcagaacagagcatatggaaatccagcaatggattaaagcaaaacagagaaactgaagcaagacagatatgcaactctgcagcctgggtagaatgtgacacattcattcactcattcatataataagttcctcatttacagatacttatcatttacagatattcatttattcactaattgaCAGCTAATTGACACatatactgcctttacacatgcctgcccatacttaaacacatacatagcccttacacacatacactgtccttatgcacgcctgcccttacacacacacacacatacacactcacatacacttacattgcccttacaaatgcctgctaatacacacatactgtatacactACCCATACACTGCGGTTACACATGCctgcctatatatacacacatgcctgcccatacacacacacatacaaaaacattgcccttacacacgcctgcccaaacacagacatacactgcccatacacataaactgccattacacactcctgcgtatatacacacagacacgcacatctgcccatacactattatacaaaaacattgcccatatacacacagacacatatacactgccctttacacacccatatacactgtccatatacacaaacatacaggaCCACACTTGCCTTTAtagcacccctttctccccatatcCTACCCTCTTTCCCCATATCTTAAATTTCCATTTTGTCATGGGAAcacgaggtctgtcactccagacCTCTGCTTTGGTTCCCCCCCACGCACTGGCAATTGATTCAGAGCGCAGGGATACAACATCATAACCCCTGGTGCTCTGCCTCAATTGCCAGCGCATAGTGCTTAGCGTTAGACCATCTAGAGGGAGACTGCGATCTCCCCAACCGCCCCTGCTCGGTCAGCCCCTGCTACCCAGATCTGCGTTTATGTTGCCTGGGCACCATGAGGGCTGTTCTGGGTAGCAGGCGCTCGTAGCGTTGTCCGCTGCTTGATGAGCGGGGCTGGTTGGGTAGATCACAATCTCACACCTGCTTCAGTGCAGCCCTGAAGACCATCCCAAGCGGGAATGGCCTCAAGGCTTACACCCTTCCCCCTATAGATATGCTGCTGTTCTATGGCTTCTGTATTGTTGGCAACAATGTGATTCACGTTGGATTTCCTCGGGAATCTCCTgcaaccacttgttcctgtctctctgTACGGCTTCCAAAACTCTTGGAAAACCTGAAGGGTTAAGCTAAGTAACTTTACTCCCAGAAATTTGAAATCCCTGCACATACTCTGCAGCACGGTCACATAACTTATAAATTTAAATTGTCAATACAGATGTTTTGGACGGGTGTGTATACCCCTGCAAATGGGCAATGCGAAGCAAATTTTACAAAGCCTATCAAAGTCTTAGTGTTTCCTGGCTGGGCACTTAGTAGTATCACTGAAATACACATATCTCAGGATAATCTCTTACCTAGTTCTAAGTATAAAATTCTGAAAAAGTGGAGTTGAGCaaacagaatttttttctcCAGAAGGAGCATATGCTAGGCTTTTTTGTAATGCCCATAGCCCAGAAATGTATCTTTATCAGCAGGCAGCCATGCATTATGGCGTGCCACATTCAAATGCTAGCTAGGTGTGGAGCAGTGTGGATTTTGTTTCAGCCACAATTTATATCTATAATGTTCTCGCCAAGGAATAGATCCAAAAACTGTAGTAGGCTGCGATCAGTTACGTTGACATTTAATCCAGGCCATGCGATAAAAGTGGGAACATCTGCTGAATCATTATTTGGAGGTGTCCTGTTCATGACTTAGTCTTGAAGGGGGCTAGCAGAGTCAGAAAATGCAACCCTCATGGAGTCACAAAACTCTGCTACCTCAAACTCTGACGCAGTGGCCTCAGAATCACAAGTAAGGATGGCATATGCCTCTTTGGTCGTATATAACTTCTCaacttttttatgttaaaaaatatattttttttatttcccactACCTATCTAATGCTAAAACATGCATAATTACCCTCTAACAAGTCCCCTAACCCCCAACCCCAACAGTCTGCAACAACAAAGTTAGTGTGTAGTGTGGGCCACCTAAACCCCAGTCTGTAACTACAATTTAGCCAGCGATATGCagaatattattgtatacacaGTCAAGTTCTTGTACTGAAGACATATTGTAGCCCCCCCAGCCCAAACTATAGTTAAAATCTACTATTCCTACTTTGGCTCAACATCGTGGGAGTTGCAGTCAGGAACATTTAATGTTGACTTGTGTAGTGTAGCATTATGAGGTATTACaaaaaagagggtagtaagaggGGAGTAAAAAAGGATATGAAGGTTTGGAAACAAAATAGGATAATTTGTAGTTTTGCAACAGTTGGTGGCAACACTCAAAGTGCTGTTATTACATTTGTCATCATGTTCAGCGAACCAAATGGTTGCAGCTGCAGTGCCAATCCATAATTATATAACAAACTAAGATAGGGCACTCCAGTACCCACTTTCCAATGATGCTTAATGTACCAGACTGGCTGAGAGTTATGGGAGTATAACTATCGACTAAccctagctgcaatacatgtATGAAATAAAAGGAACTTCCACCTTTGCTGCTCCACTGGGCCCTTTTGAAATTCCATCCCCCTCTGGAGATGTCTGGAGCATCATTGCTACAGTATCCAACACAGTTACAATCATTACAGCAATTCCAGCGGATGAATATGTAGATTTACCAATTAGCATACTTCATTTTAGATTTTAGGACTCTTACAGCAATTACTGTCTTCTGGTGGTGTATGTACCAGACTTCTTCTGGtaccagaaaatatatattttttatctgtattAATGTCAAAGGCATAGTTAGAGACTTGGAGTGAACAAACGATTTAAGACATAGTTAATATGATGTACTATAacacaatgggcacgtgagcataagaactggaccaacatatggcaccaggatgcatccatggacttaaaggacctgctgctaagGTCTTGgtaccagataccacagcacaccttcagaagtCTAGTGAagtccatgcctcaatgggtcagagc
The DNA window shown above is from Spea bombifrons isolate aSpeBom1 chromosome 1, aSpeBom1.2.pri, whole genome shotgun sequence and carries:
- the LOC128496886 gene encoding annexin A1-like — translated: MSFMQAFLANANFTEAGGHPPCTADEAGASLKANPKFNGAADAAELEKAIKAKGVDEGTIIDILTKRTNAERQQIKAAYQQATGKSLDDALKKALKSHLEEVVLGLMKTPAQFDAHELKAATKGLGTDEDTLIEILVSRTNREIKEINKVYKEEFKKDLAKDVASDTSGDFQKALLALIKGERSEDRSVNEEQADNDARALYEAGEKRKGTEVSVFIDILTSRCYPHLQQVFRRYAGYSKNDLTKAIDLELKGDIEKCLMSIVKCVGSTPAYFAEQFYLAMKGSGTRHKTLIRLLVSRSEIDLKEIKAHYKRLYGKSLRQAILDEKVKGDYETILLALCGPDN